The stretch of DNA CCCGGAGGTTCCAGGGAGAATATCGCTTCAGGGGGCGGGATCTGACGGCTTGACTTCGGTCGTATCCTCTTCTTCCGCGGGGAATCGGTAAATCAACTCGTCCTGCCGGGCCATGCCGTGTTCCTCCCGGGCCCGCCTTTCCAGTTCGAAGCGCGTCCGTTCATCCGCCTCGGCATCGCCCCCCAGCAGCTCCAGTTCGCCGGTGAGATCCCGCTTCCCCGATTCAAGTTCCTTCAGTTCGGCCTGCAACTGGGATTTCTGATTCCTGAGTTTCCACATGTTGTACCAGCCGTAGGTGCCGCCGACATAGAGGTAGCCGAAGGCGATGGCGATCAGCGCGAGGATAATCCACCTCAAGCGGTTTCTCTTTCCGGCTCGCCTTCGATGTCCGGCCTCGGACGCGGGGGAGGATCCGGTACTGATCGGCTTCATATCGGCCATGGCGGCACTCCGATTACGAGGCTCGGCGCAGGACGGCCCGGCCCGCGTACCTGGCCCGGTCGCCCAGGGATTCTTCTATCCGCAGCAGCTGATTGTACTTCGCGGTCCGCTCGGAACGGCAAAGGGAACCCGTCTTGATCTGGCCGGCCGATTTCGCGACCGCGATATCCGCGATCGTCGTGTCTTCCGTTTCCCCGGATCGATGGGAGATCACCGTGGCGTATCCCGACGACTGCGCCATATCGATGGCTTCGAAGGTCTCTGTCAGCGTCCCGATCTGGTTGATCTTGATCAGAATGCTGTTGGCGATGCCGCGCCGGATGCCGCGTGAAAGCCGGCCGGTGTTGGTCACGAAGAGATCGTCGCCGACGAGCTGCACCTCACCGCCGAGCCGCTCCGTCAGCAGTTTCCATCCGGTCCAGTCGTCCTCCGCCACCCCGTCTTCTATGGACGCCACGGGATACCTGCCCACCAGGTCCGCGTAGAAGTCGATCAGTTCCTGCGCCGTCTTTTCGGGCGTGGATTCCGCTTCCAGCCGGTAGACCCCCTGCCCATGGAACTCGGAGGCCGCGGCGTCGAGGGCGATCACGACGTCGGAGCCCGGATCGTAACCGGCATCCGAGATACCCGACATCAGCACCTCGATAGCTTCCGCGTTCGACGAGAGATTCGGGGCGAAACCGCCTTCGTCGCCCACGGAGGTGACGTACCCGTGCTTCTGGAGTACTCCCTTCAGGCTGTGGAAGACCTCGGCGCCCATGCGCAACGCTTCCGAGAAGGCAGAGGCGCCGACGGGCATGATCATGAACTCCTGCAGGTCGACGTTGTTGTCGGCGTGAGATCCCCCGTTCAGGACGTTCATCATGGGGACGGGAAGCGTGCGGGCCTCGTCGCCGCCGAGGTAACGGTACAGCGGCTGGCCGGCCGCCGCCGCCGCCGCGTGGGCCACCGCCAGCGACACGCCGAGGATGGCGTTGGCGCCAATGACGTCCTTGTTGGCCGAACCGTCGAGTTCGGTCATGGCACGGTCCGCCCCGGCCTGGTCGGTCCCGTCCCGGCCGCGCAACGCAGCGGCGATCTCGCCGTTGACGCTGGCCACGGCCCGAAGCACGCCTTTCCCAAGGTAGCGGGAACCGTCGCCGTCACGGCGCTCATGGGCTTCGTGCGCGCCGGTCGAAGCGCCCGAAGGCACGATCGCCCGTCCGAAGGCGCCACAGGAAAGCCGCACTTCGGCCTCCACGGTGGGGTTCCCCCTGGAATCCAGTACTTCACGGCCATGTATTGAAACGATATCTGTCATCCGGCCCCGTCCCGGGTTGCGTTCAGAGAGTCGTAGTTTTCCGCCCGCGCGCATGGACGCCACGCGCCGCTTCAGCCGCTCAAGCCGCATCAACGCGCCGCTTCAACCACTCAAGCCACATTAGCCGCTCAATATGTTAACGGCTCTGATCCATGCGTCAAGGACAAGACGGAACGCTTCACGGCGGATTTCCTTCCAGCGTTCTGAGTTGTCTGCTCACCCGGGCCAGTTCGATCAGAAGGTCCTCCATAAGCGCCGCGTATTCCTCGGGGTCCAGCCGGTCCTTCGTGGCTTTGAGTTCATCGATCGACACCCTCAGTTCCTCCGCCCTCATCCGCAAAGACCGTTCGCCAGGCGAACCGGTCGTCAGGGCGGGCAGCGATCTGCGGCCGAAGTACACCCTGCCGGCCAGTACCCCGTCCGTACCGCCGGGCCCCGGTTCCCGGGAGCCCCTTCCGTCGCCGTTGTCGTCCAGCAGGGGATGCTCCGTAGCCAGCAGCCCCTGGCCGGCGTACCATTCCGCGGTCTTGTTCCGCGCGTAGACAAAAGACTCCAGCACGGAGATCCGCTCGTTCTTGTCCAGGTCGCCCGACTCCTCCTTCAACGACGCCAGCAGGTGCTCCGGAAAGATCGTGGACAGCCGTTCGCTGCCACTCTTGGTCGCCGTTACGATCACGCGATCCGGACCGCTGAGCGCGTCGATGAAAGGGGCGCTGGAACTCGCGCCGTTCATCACGACCGTGTACCGCCCCCTGATTTCGTCGAGTGCTCCGCGGAGCATGTCCGCCGTCAGATCGGGGCCGGGGATGTTCAGCCTGGCGCCCGCACCCGTGGCGCTGCCATGGCCGATCAGCAGGATGAAGAGGTCGTCCTCGGGGCGGACAAGACGCGCCAGGGCGGACAGCGCGTCCCGAATCTCATTGAGCGTGGACTTCACGGCAGGCGGCCCGCCCGCTGCGTCCGGATCCTCGACCAGGAGGATCAACCGGTCTTCCGGGAAACCATGATCGGATTTCAATACGTCGTAGAAACCAAGGGCCCAGGCCAGGTTCCGGTCCACATACTTCTTTTCGCCTCCGAGTCCCGCGACGATCAATCCGTATTGCAGGCCGTACAGGCCATGCGGTCCGGAAGACGATCCCGTTTCCGCCTGGCGAGGCGCTTCCGCCGCCTGGCGAGGCGCTTCCGCCGCCTGACGAGGCGTTTCCGCCTGGCGAGGCGCTTCCGCCGGCCGCGCCGAAGACGATTCTGAAAAAAACAGGCAGCCAACCAGCAACCCCGCGCAGATACCCGGTCCCCGGCCCATCACGACAGTCCTTTTTGGCGTCTCAGAAACCACTCGGTGCCCAGAAAGAGCAGAATGGCCGCGAAGAGGAAAGGCGCGTCCCGCAAGTCTCTCTCACGCGTCGACGTAGCGGTATCCTCGACGGGCCGGATCAATTCCGCCAACTGGTCCGCTTCGGACAAGGGCAGGTACGCGCCGCCCGTGGACCCGGCCAGCCTTTCGAGGTCTTCCGCGTGAAGCTCCGCGTTGGTGAATTCGGCGGCCGACGGAGCCACGGTAAACCCGGTCTGGTCGCGCAACAGCCCGTCTTCATCGGAGCGAACCGACACTTCGACCTTGTGCACGCCGCCCATTTCAGGACGATACTCGCCCCGGTACAGGCCGCCCTTCCCGAGGGACCACTCGAGCCGCACGGTTTCCGACTGGCCGGCGGGACCTGTTACATGGGCCCATACGGCGGCGCCGTCGACCGGTTCGAATTCCCGGTCGAACAGGCGGCTTTCGATGATCACCGACTCGTGTCCGCCGTAATTCGAGCGGTCCGTTGCGACCGTAATCCGTCCGGGGGCATAGAGGGCGATCCAGCGGATCATCTGACGCCAGAACCGCTCGTGCGACTGGTCTTCCGACGGAAGATGCATCTGCCAACGCCATGTACTGAAACCGGTGAAGGCCATGGACCGGCCTCTTCCGTAACGCTGTGCGGCCAGGAGCACATTCGACCCTTCCAGCACGTCGGCCTCGGGGTCGATCGCGAGCACGGAGGCGCCGGGCTTGACGCCCCCGACCCGG from Gemmatimonadota bacterium encodes:
- a CDS encoding septum formation initiator family protein, with the translated sequence MRWIILALIAIAFGYLYVGGTYGWYNMWKLRNQKSQLQAELKELESGKRDLTGELELLGGDAEADERTRFELERRAREEHGMARQDELIYRFPAEEEDTTEVKPSDPAP
- the eno gene encoding phosphopyruvate hydratase produces the protein MTDIVSIHGREVLDSRGNPTVEAEVRLSCGAFGRAIVPSGASTGAHEAHERRDGDGSRYLGKGVLRAVASVNGEIAAALRGRDGTDQAGADRAMTELDGSANKDVIGANAILGVSLAVAHAAAAAAGQPLYRYLGGDEARTLPVPMMNVLNGGSHADNNVDLQEFMIMPVGASAFSEALRMGAEVFHSLKGVLQKHGYVTSVGDEGGFAPNLSSNAEAIEVLMSGISDAGYDPGSDVVIALDAAASEFHGQGVYRLEAESTPEKTAQELIDFYADLVGRYPVASIEDGVAEDDWTGWKLLTERLGGEVQLVGDDLFVTNTGRLSRGIRRGIANSILIKINQIGTLTETFEAIDMAQSSGYATVISHRSGETEDTTIADIAVAKSAGQIKTGSLCRSERTAKYNQLLRIEESLGDRARYAGRAVLRRAS